The window CGGGAACAGACCCACAAGCTGAAACTTTGTGTCGGGTGAGCCGGGGTAGGAGACCGATCACAAATATTGAAGCCAAAATAAAGCCTGCTTCCGGACGCCGTGATTGTGCATCACTTCTTCGCTATCCGCTTCGGTCGATCTAATTGAAACGAGCAGAGTATAGCACGAGACGTGCAATCTGAAGAAGCGACATAATGACTAACGCAGGAATGGATCAGTCATTCTTGACCGCGTCCGTGGAGGACCTTGTCGGTCGCATGTCCTTGACGGAGAAGGTGACTTTCCTCGGCGGCGAGGATTGGTGGAGGTGAGTGTGAGTGTTCTATCTTATCTGGGCTCCTCACTAACTAGCATCCCAGAACCGTAGCCTTGCCCAGGCTTAATATCCCCTCGTAAGTTGCTGTCCCGCTATAAGCTTTCCTGGTCCCCTTGCTAATTGTTTTCTCTAGCATAAAGCTTACAGATGGGCCTAACGGAGCGCGGGGGCAATCGTTTTTCAAGATGAGTAAGTGGTAAGATGCTATGCTGTGAGAGTTGTTCAGGTATAAATAATCATGCTGACCTCTCCATACTTCAAGCGCCCGCTATTGTTCTTCCGAATGCCACTGGACTGGCTGCTACCTTCTCTCCGACCCTCCCCACCGAAGCTGCTCGCCTACTTGCCGCCGAAACCAAGGCCCGAAGCTCCGTCTGCTTGTTAGCGCCAACCGTCAACATCTGCCGAAGTCCGCTCGGAGGCAGAGCGTTCGAGTCATTCAGCGAAGACCCTACCCTCAGCGGTATAATCGCCGCCGAGTACATCAAGGCTCTTCAACACGAAGGCATCAGCGCAGCTATCAAACACTTCATTGCCAACGACCAAGAGCATGAGCGCATGGGCCAAGACTCCATCATTGCCCCCAGAGCACTTCGAGAAATCTACCTCCGGCCATTTCAGATCGCGCAAGCTCGCGCTAGTCCTTGGTCGTATATGACCTCATACAACAAGCTCAATGGTACCCATTGCTCCGAGAACCAGTGGCTGTTGAAAGATCTTCTTCGAGAAGAGTGGGGTTTCGACGGACTTGTCATGTCTGACTGGATGGGCACATACTCTGTCGCTGAGGCCATTAACGCCGGGCTCGACCTGGAAATGCCTGGAAAGCCCCGCTGGCGTCAACTACAGCTTGTGCGACAATCAATCAACGCTCACAAGCTTTTGCCTGAGATACTCGACCAACGAGTCATCACCCTCTTGAAATGGGTTCAAAAGCTTGCGACTCTCAACCCCGACATTGTCTACGGCCAAGACGACTCCATCGAGTGGACACGCAAGGAAGACCAGGAGGCGGATGCAGCTCTGGTAAGACGCATCGGCAACGAAGGTATTGTGCTGCTTAAGAATGAGGCGTCAGTGCTGCCCATCCGGCGTGGCAAAGTAGCCGTCATCGGGCCCAACGCCAAGAACGGTGTCATCACGGGCGGCGGCAGTGCAAGGCTCCGACCAGCCTGGAGTGTCACGCCGTGGCAAGGTTTGGTCGAAAACAAGCCTGATGATGTTGAGTTGTCGTATACACTGGGCTGCAAGGGTTCCAAGTTCTTACCTGTCTTCGGGGAGGAGTTCACCAGCATGGATGGTGTCACGCAAGGCTTCGACATGCTTCACTATGCCATTGTCGATGGCAAGCAGATGAGCGAACCCGCTATTTCTGAGGTCTGGAACAACTCGGACATTATGCTTGCCGACTTTAAGCATCCGGATCTGGGCGACGACTACTTCACCGAGATCCGAGCCTTGTTTACAGCGCCAATTACCGGTGACTGGCAGTTCGAGGTCAGCGTCACTGGACAAGCTTGGGTCTATCTAGACGATGAGCTGGTGGCCGATTTGTCCAACGAGCAGAAGCGAACCTCTTCATTTTTTGGAAACGGAGGCAATGGCACTATAATTACAGTGCCAGTAAAGAAAGACAAGGTGGATCAATTGACAGGCCAAGTTTCTTTTCAAACGCTAACTCAACTAATTCCAGGTTTATGCATTCCGTCTTTTACATGACTCCAGGAAACCTCCGCTGGCTCCAGGACAGGACAGCCAACCTCTGCAACTCACTGGCATGAAACTCGGCTCCTTCCCCGTCACCAATGAAGATCAAAGCATCGACAAGGCTGTCGAACTGGCAAAAGCCTCGGACGTTGCCGTCTTGGTCGTTGGACTAGATCAAGATTGGGAGTCGGAAAGCTACGATCGACCCAACTTGTCTCTCCCCCTCCGACTGAATGACCTCGTCCGACGTGTATCACTCGAGGCTCCGGAAACTAAAAAGGTTGTCATTCTGCAGACAGGCTCCGCGGTGTCGATGCCTTGGCTGGAATACGTCGACTCGGTAATGTGGCCTTGGTACGGCGGAAATGAGGCTGGAAATGCCATCGCCGACATTGTCTATGGGAAGGTAAACCCTTCGGGCAGGTTACCAATCACTCTTCCCAAGCGAGAGCTCGACATCGCTGCGAACCTCAACTTCAAGTCGGCCAGGACCAAGACGTATTATGAAGAAGGTATCTGGGTTGGCTACCGTCATTTCAACGCCCGTGGTATTGAACCCATGTATCCATTCGGCCATGGTTTATCATACACAAATTTTGAGTATTCTGACCTCGCCGTTTCGCCATCGACCTCCGTTTCGCCCAGCTCATGGCGTATCAACGTCTCCGCAAAGGTGACCAACACCGGCGATGTTGCCGGTGCTCATTCGGTTCACTTCTACACCAACCCTCCATCTCCGACTTCCAACTCCCTTACGCACCCTGAAGTAACTCTGCAAGCATTCACCAAGACGGCTGTTCTTACGCCTGGAGAGACTGAGACTGTGACTGTTAAGATGGACAAATGTAAGTTTGTTGCATCCTAGTTCCGGTAGTCAACTAACAGAGTACCTAGACGCCATCTCCCATTGGGACGAACTGACCTCATCATGGCGAGCTGAGCCTGGCGAATGGCATGTTCACATTGGAAGGGATGCGCGGAATATGTGCATTAAAGAACCGTTCACGGTACCTCCTGGCTTCAAGTGGAAAGGAGTCTAGCATTTTCTTACGGGAAGTAATCTTGATGATTAGACGGCTAGTAAAGTACTTAATTGATGTCCTCCTGTCATGATGTAGGCTTCAAGATCACATTCCATT is drawn from Trichoderma asperellum chromosome 4, complete sequence and contains these coding sequences:
- a CDS encoding uncharacterized protein (CAZy:GH3), encoding MTNAGMDQSFLTASVEDLVGRMSLTEKVTFLGGEDWWRTVALPRLNIPSIKLTDGPNGARGQSFFKMTPAIVLPNATGLAATFSPTLPTEAARLLAAETKARSSVCLLAPTVNICRSPLGGRAFESFSEDPTLSGIIAAEYIKALQHEGISAAIKHFIANDQEHERMGQDSIIAPRALREIYLRPFQIAQARASPWSYMTSYNKLNGTHCSENQWLLKDLLREEWGFDGLVMSDWMGTYSVAEAINAGLDLEMPGKPRWRQLQLVRQSINAHKLLPEILDQRVITLLKWVQKLATLNPDIVYGQDDSIEWTRKEDQEADAALVRRIGNEGIVLLKNEASVLPIRRGKVAVIGPNAKNGVITGGGSARLRPAWSVTPWQGLVENKPDDVELSYTLGCKGSKFLPVFGEEFTSMDGVTQGFDMLHYAIVDGKQMSEPAISEVWNNSDIMLADFKHPDLGDDYFTEIRALFTAPITGDWQFEVSVTGQAWVYLDDELVADLSNEQKRTSSFFGNGGNGTIITVPVKKDKVYAFRLLHDSRKPPLAPGQDSQPLQLTGMKLGSFPVTNEDQSIDKAVELAKASDVAVLVVGLDQDWESESYDRPNLSLPLRLNDLVRRVSLEAPETKKVVILQTGSAVSMPWLEYVDSVMWPWYGGNEAGNAIADIVYGKVNPSGRLPITLPKRELDIAANLNFKSARTKTYYEEGIWVGYRHFNARGIEPMYPFGHGLSYTNFEYSDLAVSPSTSVSPSSWRINVSAKVTNTGDVAGAHSVHFYTNPPSPTSNSLTHPEVTLQAFTKTAVLTPGETETVTVKMDKYAISHWDELTSSWRAEPGEWHVHIGRDARNMCIKEPFTVPPGFKWKGV